A single Endozoicomonas sp. NE40 DNA region contains:
- a CDS encoding VOC family protein — MNRDVGLTHIALTSKNIDASVRFYGEYANMKVVHERGIEPESTHVVWLSDQTRPFVIVLIESNQSAPAPGSFAHLGVGCESREALDKLCDRARKANILVREPVDSGYPAGYWAFIKDPDGHNLELSYGQEVGLTVANA; from the coding sequence ATGAACAGAGATGTCGGGCTGACCCATATTGCACTGACGTCTAAGAACATTGACGCCAGTGTCCGGTTCTATGGTGAATACGCCAATATGAAAGTGGTTCATGAACGTGGCATTGAACCCGAGTCTACCCATGTGGTGTGGTTGTCGGATCAAACCAGACCCTTTGTTATTGTGTTGATTGAATCGAACCAGTCTGCACCGGCCCCGGGGTCTTTCGCGCATCTTGGCGTCGGGTGTGAGTCACGGGAGGCGCTGGACAAACTGTGCGACCGCGCTCGTAAAGCCAATATCCTGGTACGGGAGCCGGTAGACTCGGGTTACCCTGCTGGCTACTGGGCTTTTATCAAAGATCCGGACGGACATAACCTTGAACTGTCGTATGGTCAGGAGGTTGGCCTGACGGTAGCAAACGCTTAA
- a CDS encoding cyclopropane-fatty-acyl-phospholipid synthase family protein: MNTAEKMPSGTNGTTPSLLSLPLWWLKRKLESADISKIILTLNSGKELHIGSVKSGVAVARLTLHRPLAVMRASQAGITGLAESYISGGWSTPDLVAVTDWAMTNEKALDSLFEPNWLSGKIQRLLHLLNNNSRKGSRKNIAAHYDLGNDFYQPWLDNTMTYSSALFHHENESLEQGQRNKYQLILDWLEVKPEQTVLEIGCGWGGFSNALADRTGSAYHGITLSTEQLAYARAMCKDAGHQFSLTDYRDLSGQFDRLVSIEMIEAVGENHWPAYFRKVYDSLKSGGVAVLQVITIDDKRFEVYRKGADFIQRYIFPGGMLPSHQIMQSQTAAAGLELEDSMAFGQDYARTLNLWMKRFNACWPELNLQGFDHRFHKLWNFYLAYCETGFKCESINVRFYKIRKPMISEYQCDGARL; the protein is encoded by the coding sequence ATGAATACAGCGGAAAAAATGCCCTCAGGCACAAATGGAACCACACCATCGCTATTGAGCCTGCCTCTCTGGTGGCTGAAGCGCAAACTGGAAAGCGCTGATATCAGTAAAATCATTCTCACCCTGAACTCCGGAAAAGAACTTCACATCGGCTCCGTAAAGAGTGGTGTTGCGGTTGCCAGACTGACGCTACACCGCCCACTGGCCGTTATGAGGGCTTCGCAGGCAGGTATTACGGGTCTTGCTGAATCGTATATATCCGGCGGCTGGAGTACGCCGGACCTTGTCGCCGTCACAGACTGGGCTATGACCAATGAGAAGGCACTGGACTCATTATTTGAGCCAAACTGGCTAAGCGGGAAAATTCAGAGGCTGCTTCATTTATTAAACAACAACAGTCGTAAAGGAAGCCGGAAAAATATTGCTGCACACTACGACCTTGGCAATGATTTCTACCAGCCATGGCTGGACAACACCATGACTTATTCCAGTGCTTTATTTCACCATGAGAATGAGTCCCTGGAACAAGGGCAGCGCAATAAATACCAACTGATACTAGACTGGCTGGAGGTAAAACCTGAACAGACAGTTCTGGAGATAGGCTGTGGCTGGGGCGGTTTTTCAAACGCTCTGGCTGACCGAACCGGCAGTGCTTATCATGGGATCACGCTGTCTACAGAACAGTTAGCTTATGCCCGGGCAATGTGTAAGGACGCTGGTCACCAGTTCAGCCTGACTGACTACCGGGATCTGTCTGGACAGTTTGATCGTCTGGTGTCCATCGAAATGATAGAAGCTGTGGGTGAAAATCACTGGCCTGCCTATTTCAGGAAAGTATACGACAGTCTCAAGTCCGGAGGTGTTGCCGTACTTCAGGTTATTACTATTGATGACAAGCGGTTTGAAGTCTACCGGAAAGGGGCTGACTTTATTCAGCGCTATATTTTTCCCGGTGGGATGCTGCCCAGCCATCAGATTATGCAAAGCCAGACAGCAGCAGCCGGGCTTGAGTTAGAAGACTCGATGGCTTTTGGTCAGGATTATGCCCGAACCCTGAATCTCTGGATGAAGCGGTTTAATGCCTGCTGGCCAGAGTTGAATCTTCAAGGTTTTGATCACCGCTTCCACAAACTCTGGAACTTCTATCTGGCGTATTGCGAAACCGGTTTTAAGTGCGAAAGCATCAATGTCCGCTTTTATAAAATCAGAAAACCCATGATCAGTGAATATCAATGTGATGGAGCAAGACTATGA
- a CDS encoding DUF3833 domain-containing protein: MRKSVCQLLGLVSMAWLAGCSTIKPDDYAGTTPTLRIEDYFQGHTLAWGMFQDRFGKVRNRFKVDMNGNVKDGVLILDESFSYENGSTSNRRWNIRILGDGRYEGTADDVIGVAKGKAAGHAFNWKYQIDLPIGDKKWRVSFDDWLYLQEDGVLINVATVSKWGITLGRLVFVFGKEEPLQKAFKP, translated from the coding sequence ATGAGGAAATCGGTTTGTCAGCTGCTGGGACTGGTTTCAATGGCCTGGCTGGCAGGGTGCAGCACCATAAAGCCGGATGATTACGCAGGCACAACCCCCACGCTCAGGATTGAAGATTACTTTCAGGGGCATACGCTGGCCTGGGGTATGTTCCAGGATCGTTTTGGCAAAGTCCGCAACCGTTTCAAAGTTGATATGAACGGTAATGTAAAAGACGGTGTACTGATTCTTGATGAAAGTTTTTCCTATGAAAATGGATCAACGTCAAACCGGCGCTGGAACATCAGGATTCTTGGCGACGGGCGATACGAAGGCACAGCTGATGATGTTATCGGCGTAGCTAAGGGCAAAGCAGCGGGACATGCCTTTAACTGGAAATACCAGATAGATTTGCCCATCGGTGACAAAAAGTGGCGAGTGTCGTTTGACGACTGGCTGTACCTGCAGGAAGATGGTGTGCTGATCAATGTAGCAACGGTTTCCAAATGGGGTATAACCCTTGGCAGGCTGGTGTTTGTCTTTGGCAAAGAAGAGCCCTTGCAAAAGGCGTTCAAACCATGA
- a CDS encoding DMT family transporter encodes MGKTIRRWMPEGLRYMLVSSLAFALMSSSVKLVNTYNIPVLQIVAARAFISLLLSYADIKRKGISPWGNNKLLLTLRGVAGVFALMCIFYALTILPLAEANILQNLTPIFTAVLAIAVLGEKIHRSTVICIVLSFLGLIITVKPGLLVSSANDLPAIGVIAALAGAAGSAIAYVVVKKLSVSEDSSVIIFYFPMVALPVSLALLGKDIVLPGMEALILLIMIGLLTQVLQICLTRAMQVEAANKVTAYSYIQIIFSMLLGGLFFNEIPSVWTWLGGSLIVAGALINVIGHSRPVKERPVKEPEKNSGNSQKPGNTVSLESRSA; translated from the coding sequence ATGGGAAAAACTATAAGGCGCTGGATGCCTGAAGGTCTGAGGTACATGCTGGTGTCATCACTGGCATTTGCCCTGATGTCGAGCAGTGTAAAACTGGTCAACACCTACAATATTCCGGTTCTCCAGATTGTTGCCGCGCGGGCTTTTATTTCGCTGTTGCTGAGCTATGCGGATATAAAAAGAAAGGGCATTTCACCATGGGGCAATAACAAACTGCTTCTCACCCTGAGGGGAGTTGCAGGTGTTTTTGCCCTGATGTGTATTTTCTACGCACTGACCATACTGCCGCTGGCTGAAGCTAACATTCTTCAGAACCTGACGCCTATTTTCACCGCAGTGTTAGCGATTGCAGTGCTTGGAGAGAAGATTCATCGCTCAACGGTTATCTGTATTGTCCTGTCGTTCCTGGGGCTGATCATCACGGTAAAACCGGGGCTTCTGGTGAGCAGCGCCAATGACCTGCCAGCGATTGGCGTCATTGCTGCACTGGCAGGGGCAGCAGGCAGTGCCATTGCCTATGTTGTTGTGAAAAAGCTGAGTGTCAGCGAAGACAGTTCTGTCATTATCTTTTATTTTCCCATGGTCGCTTTACCGGTCTCCCTGGCGCTGCTTGGGAAAGATATTGTACTGCCAGGCATGGAAGCCCTGATACTCCTGATTATGATCGGGTTGCTGACCCAGGTGTTGCAGATTTGCCTGACCCGGGCCATGCAGGTAGAAGCTGCCAACAAAGTGACTGCCTACTCTTATATTCAGATTATTTTTTCAATGTTGCTGGGCGGATTATTTTTTAATGAAATACCATCCGTATGGACATGGCTGGGCGGAAGCCTGATTGTTGCAGGCGCCCTGATTAACGTGATTGGTCACTCTCGACCTGTAAAAGAGCGACCTGTAAAAGAGCCAGAAAAAAATTCCGGAAACTCTCAGAAGCCAGGTAATACTGTTTCTCTTGAGTCTCGTTCTGCCTGA
- a CDS encoding NAD(P)/FAD-dependent oxidoreductase, which translates to MKGHGLNIAVIGSGISGLSAAWLLSKQHNVTLFEKDDRFGGHSHTVAVDDDQQSVPVDTGFIVFNEATYPNLTAFFEHLDVDVINTDMSFAVSMTRPGNKNNIEYSGSDLNGLFARRINALNPGFWRMLVDILRFYRASREWRATLPASTTLRELLSRHTYGKKFVKEHLIPMGAAIWSTPADKILDYPALAFLRFCENHGLLQVTNRPQWKTVKGGSREYVRKVISQLGRNTLQNCCISKVKRYPDKVIISNRQGTEWQFDHVVMACHADTNLQLLSEPDELEQLLLGAFTFQRNTAVLHSDARFMPQNKRAWACWNYLGTETGCHQGPSVTYWMNRLQHLDGKDLFVTLNPGFDIDRSLIHGSYLYDHPVFTRAAIEAQQRLWELQGRQRTWFCGAWFGYGFHEDGLQSGLAVAEALGGLKRPWSVAGENHRLVLPESFGTDGLTVHKTESVV; encoded by the coding sequence ATGAAAGGTCATGGACTGAATATCGCTGTTATCGGCTCAGGCATCAGTGGTTTATCTGCTGCCTGGCTGCTGAGCAAACAACACAATGTTACTTTATTTGAGAAAGACGATCGCTTTGGTGGTCACAGCCACACTGTTGCCGTCGACGACGATCAACAGAGTGTACCGGTAGATACTGGCTTTATTGTTTTTAACGAAGCCACCTACCCTAACCTGACCGCCTTTTTTGAACATCTGGACGTCGATGTCATCAACACCGACATGTCCTTTGCTGTGTCCATGACCCGCCCGGGAAACAAAAACAACATCGAATACTCCGGCTCTGATCTTAATGGGTTGTTTGCCCGGAGAATCAATGCCTTAAATCCCGGTTTCTGGCGTATGCTGGTCGATATCCTGAGGTTTTACCGGGCAAGCAGAGAATGGCGGGCAACACTGCCGGCTTCAACCACCCTGCGTGAACTGCTGTCACGGCATACCTACGGTAAGAAGTTCGTTAAAGAGCACCTGATTCCTATGGGAGCAGCAATCTGGTCTACCCCTGCCGACAAGATACTGGACTACCCTGCCTTGGCATTTCTACGCTTTTGCGAAAATCACGGTCTGCTACAAGTCACCAATCGCCCCCAGTGGAAAACCGTAAAGGGCGGCAGTCGTGAGTATGTCAGAAAAGTCATCAGCCAGCTTGGCAGAAACACTCTTCAGAACTGCTGTATTTCCAAAGTAAAACGCTATCCGGACAAAGTGATTATCAGCAACCGTCAGGGAACAGAGTGGCAGTTTGACCATGTGGTGATGGCATGCCATGCAGACACAAACCTTCAGCTGCTCAGCGAACCTGATGAGCTGGAACAACTGTTACTGGGTGCCTTTACCTTTCAGCGCAATACCGCCGTATTGCACAGCGATGCGCGCTTTATGCCGCAAAATAAAAGGGCCTGGGCCTGCTGGAACTACCTGGGAACAGAAACCGGCTGTCACCAGGGGCCGTCTGTGACTTACTGGATGAACCGGCTGCAACACCTTGATGGCAAAGACCTGTTTGTCACCCTTAATCCGGGGTTTGATATTGACCGCTCATTGATTCACGGCAGCTATCTTTACGACCATCCGGTTTTTACCAGAGCCGCCATCGAAGCCCAGCAGCGCCTCTGGGAACTGCAAGGGCGTCAGCGCACATGGTTCTGTGGCGCATGGTTTGGCTATGGCTTCCACGAAGACGGGTTACAGTCTGGCCTTGCGGTTGCAGAAGCCCTGGGCGGTCTGAAGCGCCCGTGGTCGGTGGCCGGGGAAAACCATCGTCTGGTATTGCCGGAATCTTTCGGAACCGATGGCTTAACTGTCCACAAAACAGAGAGTGTTGTATGA
- a CDS encoding D-alanyl-D-alanine carboxypeptidase family protein has translation MMKKNVLTLLSGFLLTATAATAQTVIVPDAPQVNAKGYVLMDYHSGKVIASSNENEHLAPASLTKIMTSYVIGQELNNGRLALDDKVTVSRNAWARNFPGSSLMFIEVGEKIAISDLYRGLVIQSGNDASVALAEHVAGSESAFVQLMNNWAQQLGMTNTLFTNPHGLDSDGKHTTPLDMAKLSQALIRDVPDQYALYSERSFEWAGITQYNRNKLLWDNSLNVDGIKTGYTGEAGFSLVTSATEDDMRLITVVMGTPSEQARMDESRRLLQYGFRFFDTSKQLTEGETLQSARVWQGELDYVSAGVDKDVYITLPAVQMNRMTMSYDIDSPLTAPIAKGEQIGTVTWQAGDEIVEQRPLIALEAVERGGLVKRLMDSVRQFFDSLKARILG, from the coding sequence ATGATGAAAAAAAACGTACTGACTTTACTCTCTGGATTTTTACTCACCGCCACAGCGGCCACCGCCCAGACGGTCATTGTACCGGATGCGCCACAGGTGAATGCCAAAGGCTATGTGCTGATGGATTACCATTCCGGCAAAGTGATCGCGTCCTCCAATGAAAATGAGCATCTGGCACCCGCCAGCCTGACCAAAATCATGACCAGCTATGTGATCGGGCAGGAGCTGAACAATGGTCGTCTGGCCCTGGATGACAAAGTGACGGTCAGCCGTAACGCCTGGGCAAGAAACTTCCCCGGCTCGTCACTGATGTTTATAGAAGTTGGAGAGAAAATTGCCATCTCTGACCTGTATCGTGGTCTGGTCATCCAGTCCGGTAATGATGCATCGGTAGCGCTGGCGGAACATGTTGCGGGCAGTGAATCCGCCTTTGTTCAGCTGATGAACAACTGGGCGCAACAGCTGGGCATGACCAACACCCTGTTCACCAACCCTCATGGTCTGGACAGTGACGGCAAACACACCACACCTCTGGATATGGCCAAACTGTCACAGGCTTTGATCCGGGATGTTCCAGATCAATACGCACTCTACAGCGAACGATCTTTTGAGTGGGCTGGCATTACCCAGTACAACCGCAACAAACTGTTGTGGGATAACAGCCTGAACGTCGATGGCATTAAAACCGGGTATACCGGAGAGGCTGGTTTCAGCCTTGTGACGTCCGCTACTGAAGACGACATGCGCCTTATTACTGTCGTGATGGGTACACCCAGCGAACAGGCCCGTATGGATGAGAGCCGCAGACTGCTGCAGTATGGCTTCCGGTTCTTTGACACCAGTAAACAGCTGACTGAAGGGGAAACACTGCAAAGTGCCAGAGTCTGGCAGGGCGAGCTGGATTATGTATCAGCCGGAGTCGATAAGGATGTGTATATCACACTCCCGGCCGTACAGATGAATCGTATGACCATGTCTTACGACATTGACAGCCCCCTCACAGCACCCATTGCCAAAGGAGAACAGATTGGTACTGTGACCTGGCAGGCAGGTGATGAGATCGTTGAACAGCGTCCGTTAATTGCCCTGGAAGCCGTTGAACGGGGTGGGCTGGTGAAAAGACTGATGGACTCCGTTCGTCAGTTTTTTGATTCATTGAAAGCCCGAATTCTTGGATAA
- a CDS encoding DUF1365 domain-containing protein has product MKSAVYWGSLMHNRIRPKKHRFRYRMASWLVNLDELPQLDRCLWLFSFNAFNLIAFYSRDYGDGSGRCLKQQVNELLSENNIAAADQVELMCSPRILGYVFNPLSVYFCYRSGQPVALVYEVSNTFGERHSYVIPVSVTPLADGGQEVIYQTARKRLHVSPFFPMDCHYRFRVRRPDQTLSLTIELLDSQGKLFAAVFQGKKKALTNQRILLQLCLLPWQTLKVTAAIHWEALKLWAKGISIVKHQPAERPYSWSAGESMTRKGGR; this is encoded by the coding sequence ATGAAATCAGCCGTTTACTGGGGAAGCCTGATGCACAACCGGATTCGCCCCAAAAAACACCGTTTTCGCTATCGCATGGCGTCCTGGCTGGTCAACCTGGATGAGTTGCCACAGCTGGATCGATGTTTATGGTTGTTTTCCTTTAATGCCTTCAATCTCATCGCCTTTTATTCCAGAGATTATGGCGATGGCTCCGGCCGGTGCCTGAAACAGCAGGTCAACGAACTGCTCTCTGAAAACAACATAGCGGCCGCGGACCAGGTCGAGCTGATGTGTTCTCCCAGAATACTGGGTTATGTGTTCAATCCCCTGTCGGTTTATTTCTGTTATCGCAGCGGGCAGCCGGTTGCGCTGGTCTACGAAGTGTCGAATACCTTTGGTGAACGACACTCTTATGTTATTCCTGTCTCTGTGACCCCTTTAGCAGACGGTGGTCAGGAGGTTATCTACCAGACCGCCCGCAAACGATTGCATGTTTCGCCTTTCTTCCCAATGGACTGCCACTACCGCTTTCGTGTCCGGCGACCAGACCAGACGCTTTCACTGACGATTGAGCTGCTGGACAGCCAGGGCAAACTCTTTGCTGCTGTCTTTCAGGGAAAGAAAAAAGCCCTGACGAATCAACGGATTCTTCTGCAACTCTGTCTGCTGCCCTGGCAAACCCTGAAAGTAACAGCCGCTATTCACTGGGAAGCCCTGAAGCTGTGGGCCAAAGGGATCAGCATCGTCAAACATCAGCCCGCAGAACGACCTTATAGCTGGAGTGCTGGTGAATCCATGACAAGGAAAGGAGGCCGGTGA
- a CDS encoding Mur ligase family protein — protein sequence MLLQSTLTSLRKLPLTCFEADSRKVLPGSIFVCSQGLNHDSHHFVDEAVARGAIGLIATRPVDTRLPCFVMPGHAMSISLISHYYQNPQRQLFNIGVTGTNGKTTVAYSLHKILNQTSPSAYTGTLGCEFDGHQGELINTTPDAITLLNLMKRMVDKGVTHHVMEVSSHALDQDRVSCMDYDITIFTNLGEDHIDYHGSRDDYLQAKLRLADRLKPDGFAIINLDDPMAMAIMDRCQQKSRILTYSTQNPEASLYADPVSASCQGAEFQLHYQGSAYKVSTPLPFQFNVENSLAILAPLLATGQEPEQAINYLKYLSPVPGRCEVISLGNGATAIVDYAHNHDALSGLIRHVRQHTNGHVLTVIGVTGDRLMDAEVIGRCCSQLSDHSFFTTDNPMGLEPDTILASMCRQAISNKITIEANRERAIALALSRFSQQKHSNDVLLVCGKGPETWQYTSIDKLQSEPYAGDKAVIETYARAGGLLL from the coding sequence ATGCTCTTACAATCAACTTTGACTTCCCTACGGAAACTGCCGCTGACCTGTTTTGAGGCTGACAGTCGCAAAGTTCTGCCCGGCAGCATTTTTGTCTGCAGCCAGGGCTTGAACCACGATAGCCATCATTTTGTTGATGAAGCCGTTGCCCGTGGGGCCATCGGTCTGATTGCAACCCGTCCGGTGGATACCCGTTTGCCCTGTTTTGTCATGCCCGGTCACGCCATGAGCATTAGCCTGATCAGCCATTATTATCAGAACCCTCAACGACAGTTGTTCAATATTGGTGTCACCGGCACGAACGGAAAAACGACAGTCGCCTACAGTTTGCACAAGATTCTGAACCAGACCAGCCCTTCAGCCTATACCGGTACGCTGGGTTGTGAGTTCGATGGCCACCAGGGTGAACTGATTAACACAACGCCCGATGCCATCACCCTGCTGAACCTGATGAAACGCATGGTCGACAAGGGTGTTACCCATCATGTGATGGAAGTCAGCAGCCACGCACTGGATCAGGATCGGGTCAGCTGCATGGATTACGACATCACTATCTTTACCAATCTGGGTGAAGACCATATTGACTATCACGGCAGTCGAGACGACTACCTGCAAGCCAAACTTCGCCTTGCTGACCGGCTGAAACCGGACGGTTTTGCCATTATCAACCTGGATGACCCCATGGCAATGGCAATCATGGATCGCTGCCAGCAGAAGTCACGCATTCTGACCTATTCCACACAGAACCCTGAAGCCAGCCTGTACGCGGACCCTGTCAGTGCCTCCTGTCAGGGAGCAGAGTTTCAGCTTCATTATCAGGGAAGTGCTTACAAAGTCAGCACTCCTCTGCCTTTCCAGTTCAATGTAGAAAACAGCCTGGCCATTCTTGCCCCCCTGCTGGCGACCGGGCAGGAACCGGAACAGGCCATCAATTATTTGAAATACCTGTCACCGGTTCCGGGTCGCTGTGAAGTAATTTCACTGGGCAATGGCGCAACAGCCATTGTTGACTACGCCCACAACCATGATGCCCTGAGCGGTCTGATTCGCCATGTACGACAACATACCAATGGTCATGTCCTGACCGTCATTGGCGTGACCGGTGATCGACTGATGGATGCAGAAGTGATAGGCCGATGCTGCAGCCAGCTGTCTGATCACAGTTTTTTTACCACTGACAACCCCATGGGACTTGAGCCTGACACGATTCTTGCCAGTATGTGCAGGCAGGCCATCTCCAACAAAATCACCATTGAAGCCAACCGGGAAAGAGCTATTGCCCTTGCCCTGAGTCGGTTTTCCCAACAAAAACACAGTAACGATGTTCTGCTGGTGTGTGGAAAGGGACCTGAAACCTGGCAGTACACCAGCATCGACAAGCTGCAATCTGAACCTTATGCGGGCGACAAAGCGGTTATTGAAACCTATGCCCGTGCTGGAGGGCTGCTGCTATAA
- a CDS encoding sigma-70 family RNA polymerase sigma factor gives MADSTMFTAIAYKNNMESDSTTPEALRQNLVDLAKYRDRQLFVHLYDYFAPRLKNHLIRKGAHGEIAEELVQETMLSVWRHCASYNPDKATASTWIFRIARNLWIDRMRKEKPGFTVQMDVYPEMGFEPSHASADSEKLIQAINSLSHQQSQLVYKVYFEGKSHREIADDMDIPLGSVKSGLRLAFVKLRKQIGQADQPTGGES, from the coding sequence GTGGCTGACAGCACGATGTTCACTGCTATTGCGTACAAAAACAATATGGAATCAGACAGCACAACTCCGGAAGCACTGAGACAGAACCTGGTCGACCTGGCTAAATACCGGGACAGGCAGCTGTTTGTGCATCTCTATGACTACTTTGCTCCCCGTTTGAAAAACCACCTGATCCGCAAAGGGGCTCATGGGGAGATAGCGGAAGAGTTGGTTCAGGAAACCATGCTGTCGGTTTGGCGACACTGTGCCAGCTACAACCCGGATAAAGCCACGGCATCCACCTGGATTTTCAGGATCGCACGCAACTTGTGGATAGACCGGATGCGTAAAGAGAAGCCGGGCTTTACGGTTCAGATGGATGTTTATCCGGAAATGGGGTTTGAGCCCAGTCATGCCTCTGCAGATTCCGAGAAGCTTATTCAGGCGATCAACAGTCTGTCTCACCAGCAGTCACAATTGGTTTACAAAGTGTACTTTGAAGGAAAATCGCATCGGGAAATTGCAGACGATATGGATATTCCATTAGGTAGTGTGAAATCAGGCCTGCGCCTGGCCTTCGTCAAATTGCGTAAACAGATTGGCCAGGCAGACCAGCCAACTGGAGGGGAATCATGA
- a CDS encoding ChrR family anti-sigma-E factor: MTSAHHPDPSSLMSYAAGSLPEPSAMVIACHLPSCEHCRKLVSEAEDVGRSLLEQLEPVPMSEGSRSQILAMLDGIDPEPSQPVFRTDTGSIPAPLQPMLGEDLHRLHWRTLAPGMKQFVIPAYAGKLRLLKISPGTCMPKHSHSGSELTLVLQGSYSDEFGRFCAGDVADLDGDVSHQPIVDTHEDCICLIATDAPLRFTGLIPRLLQPFFDL; this comes from the coding sequence ATGACCTCAGCACATCATCCTGATCCCAGCTCCCTGATGAGTTATGCGGCGGGCAGTTTGCCGGAACCCAGCGCGATGGTCATTGCCTGCCACCTGCCCAGTTGCGAACACTGTCGTAAACTGGTTTCTGAGGCTGAGGACGTTGGACGTTCTCTGCTGGAGCAGTTGGAGCCTGTTCCTATGTCGGAAGGTAGCCGGAGTCAGATATTGGCCATGCTTGACGGTATTGATCCTGAACCTTCCCAGCCTGTTTTCAGAACCGATACGGGTAGCATTCCGGCACCGTTGCAACCCATGTTGGGGGAAGATCTTCACAGACTGCACTGGCGAACGCTGGCACCGGGTATGAAACAGTTCGTTATTCCTGCCTATGCAGGTAAGTTACGGCTGCTGAAAATATCCCCCGGCACCTGCATGCCCAAACACAGTCATAGCGGTTCAGAACTGACTCTGGTGTTACAGGGTTCATACAGCGATGAATTTGGGCGATTTTGTGCCGGTGATGTGGCTGACCTTGACGGTGACGTCAGTCATCAGCCAATAGTGGACACTCACGAAGACTGCATCTGTCTGATAGCAACGGATGCTCCGCTGAGATTCACCGGATTGATTCCACGACTGTTGCAGCCTTTCTTTGATCTTTGA
- a CDS encoding AAA family ATPase, with product MKTLPYLREISLKNEKIEHWNNYPFTIPAIRSIDHLPFSPEVTFFIGENGSGKSTLLEAIAVAMGFNPEGGTKNFNFGTRESHSALHQFLRLVKSIRKPADGFFLRAESFFNVATNIEQLDNEGGGPPIIDAYGGTSLHEQSHGESFLSLILNRFWGKGLYILDEPEAALSPARQLTVLSRMNQLIQKESQFIIATHSPLLMAYPGALIYHFTDSGIESVNYEETEHYQITRSFLANPDRMLRELFEDNQYNTIP from the coding sequence ATGAAAACACTACCCTACCTGAGAGAGATTTCACTGAAGAACGAGAAAATTGAGCATTGGAACAATTACCCTTTCACCATTCCCGCAATCCGGAGTATTGATCACCTGCCGTTTTCACCGGAAGTGACTTTCTTTATTGGTGAAAACGGCAGCGGAAAGTCTACTCTGCTGGAAGCTATTGCCGTCGCCATGGGTTTCAACCCTGAGGGTGGCACAAAAAACTTCAACTTTGGCACCCGTGAGTCTCACTCAGCCCTGCACCAGTTTTTAAGGCTTGTTAAATCGATCAGGAAACCAGCAGACGGTTTTTTTCTCAGAGCAGAAAGCTTTTTTAATGTCGCAACAAACATTGAACAGTTAGACAATGAAGGCGGAGGTCCGCCGATTATAGATGCCTATGGCGGTACCTCGCTCCACGAGCAATCTCATGGAGAGTCATTTCTATCGCTGATACTCAACCGGTTCTGGGGTAAGGGTCTGTATATTCTTGATGAACCGGAGGCGGCTCTTTCACCAGCCAGACAGCTAACGGTTCTGTCCCGGATGAATCAACTGATACAGAAAGAGTCACAGTTTATTATTGCTACCCACTCTCCCCTGTTAATGGCTTACCCCGGGGCATTGATTTATCATTTTACTGACTCAGGCATTGAGTCGGTTAACTATGAGGAAACCGAGCATTACCAGATAACCCGGTCGTTTCTTGCCAATCCTGACAGGATGTTGCGGGAACTGTTTGAAGACAACCAGTACAATACAATACCGTAG
- a CDS encoding DUF3955 domain-containing protein: MFKTILNMNKKVSTRLYYTGLLLIAAGACSLWIEKRFYQYVDHDGWLHESLFLPLGVFSLLLGFAALFLFTTLKIMAMIKVRR; this comes from the coding sequence ATGTTCAAAACCATCCTGAATATGAACAAAAAAGTTTCTACGCGCCTGTATTATACTGGCCTGCTGTTGATTGCTGCAGGTGCCTGCAGTCTGTGGATAGAGAAAAGGTTTTATCAGTATGTTGATCATGATGGCTGGCTACATGAAAGTCTGTTTCTGCCACTGGGCGTATTCAGTCTTCTGCTGGGCTTTGCTGCCCTCTTCTTATTTACAACGCTTAAAATAATGGCAATGATTAAAGTCCGTCGTTGA